In the Micromonospora narathiwatensis genome, one interval contains:
- a CDS encoding family 43 glycosylhydrolase: protein MNTTLGRGAAPPTRPRRPLGRFRRAAATAAVAGLVAGGLVGVAAPAHAADSYTFTNTRNPILGDGSYYSADPAPVVVPAGAPGNDSGRDQLYIYTGRDEAGPNTNDFIMNQWGALRTTDVPSGQWTHFPSLTRPEQVFAWATPGRAYAGQMIQGVDGRYYWYLPVSERNSPASDKFAIGLAVSDSPTGPWSDYVGGPLISQRVPGTNNIQNIDPTILIDGEAPNQRVYVYWGTFGQLRMLEYKQDMKTPVGTQRSITGLTGFFEAPWIFKRNGTYYLAYAGNNAGPTSSCTPANYHACIAYATASSPEGPWTNRGTILKPVSSTTSHPGILEFNGQWYITYHTADAVGGGHFRRSVAIDRVEWDDTQTPPRMKMVTTTPVKGRDLTPRPNVAQEAKVTVSNEPVPTQYWVKALNDEIVRSNPLPPDMWGTWTGNNPPQQWVQYTWDQPMRISGSQIDFWNDQPQGSGIGVAAPARWRIQYWNLATGQWADVPNPSGYPTSTQGFQNTTFDPVTTTQVRAIFDASTNGSTYSAVAVEEWKILAAQPASVTAPPMTVEVGEADLPGTLPVSFGSETLQIPVFWDPVTPEQVARPGTFTIQGTVLGYAAGRVSALVTVISPDDTEGDVTPPTVTLTPSGSAGTAGWFRSAVRVRVAGVDDRGGRMTIESRVDAGQPVVANDVRYVDVNVSGDGQHTVTATATDRAGNASPPANLAVRIDATAPVSAATVDSATRRVTVTASDATSGVAGIEYAVDTGAWTPYTGPVTAPDSNKHTVSFRALDVAGNLETARTVTIPADLSGPLTGNIGPIATPSASYTASWNSLTALNDGADPSNPSQAQIWGTWSGSRPATQWVQYDWSRPVRITGTELKFWRDSNRGTGDGVAEPDGWALQYWDVAASAWRDVTGASTYGTSTTAFNTVTFDPVTTPRVRATIRANGNGTTYSAVAITEWRVFADDPGVAAQLLKAAQDAVAAAEANPSAETITAAETAIAKVTDAAQVAALNQRLAVVKLLVQARDLLDRIAANELDNADQLGAAVSDLAATTAVVAQVPADRRGDLPEQVGAAKRRIADALARFFARPTEGKPRPIERPWLDLVVSDTYDRFGEPDLHDRVISIVRSHATGWQVTVAINEFLARR from the coding sequence GTGAACACCACCCTCGGGCGCGGCGCCGCGCCACCGACCCGCCCCCGCCGGCCGTTGGGCCGGTTCCGCAGGGCCGCCGCCACGGCGGCGGTCGCCGGGCTCGTCGCCGGCGGCCTGGTCGGGGTCGCCGCGCCGGCCCACGCCGCCGACTCGTACACCTTCACCAACACCCGGAACCCGATCCTCGGCGACGGCAGCTACTACTCGGCCGACCCGGCGCCGGTCGTCGTGCCGGCCGGCGCGCCCGGCAACGACAGCGGCCGCGACCAGCTCTACATCTACACGGGCCGCGACGAGGCCGGACCGAACACCAACGACTTCATCATGAACCAGTGGGGCGCGCTCCGGACCACCGACGTCCCGTCGGGGCAGTGGACCCACTTCCCGTCGTTGACCCGCCCGGAACAGGTCTTCGCCTGGGCGACGCCGGGACGGGCGTACGCGGGCCAGATGATCCAGGGCGTGGACGGGCGCTACTACTGGTACCTCCCGGTCAGTGAGCGGAACAGCCCGGCGTCCGACAAGTTCGCCATCGGACTGGCCGTCTCCGACTCGCCCACCGGGCCGTGGAGCGACTACGTGGGCGGGCCGCTGATCTCCCAGCGGGTGCCCGGCACGAACAACATCCAGAACATCGACCCGACGATCCTCATCGACGGCGAGGCCCCCAACCAGCGGGTGTACGTCTACTGGGGCACGTTCGGCCAGTTGCGGATGCTCGAGTACAAGCAGGACATGAAGACCCCGGTCGGCACCCAGCGTTCCATCACCGGCCTGACCGGCTTCTTCGAGGCACCCTGGATCTTCAAGCGCAACGGCACCTACTACCTGGCGTACGCCGGGAACAACGCGGGCCCGACCTCCTCGTGCACCCCGGCGAACTACCACGCCTGCATCGCCTACGCGACGGCCTCGTCGCCCGAGGGGCCGTGGACCAACCGGGGGACCATCCTCAAGCCGGTCTCCTCGACGACGAGCCACCCGGGCATCCTGGAGTTCAACGGCCAGTGGTACATCACGTACCACACCGCAGACGCCGTGGGCGGCGGCCACTTCCGCCGGTCGGTGGCGATCGACCGGGTCGAGTGGGACGACACGCAGACCCCGCCCCGGATGAAGATGGTCACGACGACGCCGGTCAAGGGGCGTGACCTCACACCCCGGCCGAACGTCGCCCAGGAGGCGAAGGTCACCGTCTCCAACGAGCCCGTTCCCACCCAGTACTGGGTGAAGGCGCTCAACGACGAGATCGTCCGGTCGAACCCGCTGCCGCCGGACATGTGGGGCACGTGGACCGGCAACAATCCGCCCCAGCAGTGGGTGCAGTACACCTGGGACCAGCCGATGCGGATCTCCGGCTCGCAGATCGACTTCTGGAACGACCAGCCGCAGGGCAGCGGCATCGGCGTCGCCGCGCCCGCCCGCTGGCGCATCCAGTACTGGAACCTCGCCACCGGCCAGTGGGCCGACGTGCCGAACCCGAGCGGCTACCCGACCAGCACACAGGGCTTCCAGAACACCACCTTCGACCCGGTGACCACCACCCAGGTCCGCGCGATCTTCGACGCGTCTACCAACGGCAGCACCTACTCCGCCGTCGCGGTCGAGGAGTGGAAGATCCTCGCCGCACAGCCGGCGTCCGTCACCGCGCCGCCGATGACGGTCGAGGTGGGCGAGGCCGACCTACCCGGCACCCTCCCCGTGTCGTTCGGCAGCGAGACACTGCAGATTCCGGTCTTCTGGGACCCGGTGACGCCCGAGCAGGTCGCGCGACCCGGCACGTTCACGATCCAGGGCACCGTGCTCGGCTACGCCGCCGGGCGCGTCTCCGCGCTTGTCACCGTCATCTCGCCCGACGACACCGAGGGTGACGTGACCCCGCCGACCGTGACGCTCACGCCCAGCGGCAGCGCCGGCACCGCCGGCTGGTTCCGGTCCGCGGTGCGGGTCCGCGTCGCCGGCGTCGACGACCGCGGCGGCCGGATGACCATCGAGTCGCGGGTGGACGCCGGCCAGCCGGTCGTCGCCAACGACGTACGCTACGTCGACGTCAACGTCTCCGGGGACGGGCAGCACACGGTCACGGCGACCGCGACCGACCGCGCGGGCAACGCGTCGCCGCCCGCCAACCTCGCCGTACGCATCGACGCGACCGCGCCGGTCAGCGCGGCCACCGTGGACAGCGCCACCCGGCGGGTCACGGTGACCGCGAGCGACGCGACCTCCGGGGTCGCCGGCATCGAGTACGCCGTCGACACCGGAGCGTGGACCCCGTACACCGGGCCGGTCACGGCACCCGACTCCAACAAGCACACCGTGTCGTTCCGCGCGCTGGACGTGGCCGGAAACCTGGAGACGGCCAGGACGGTCACGATTCCGGCGGACCTCTCCGGTCCGCTCACCGGCAACATCGGGCCCATCGCCACCCCGTCCGCCTCCTACACCGCGAGCTGGAACAGCCTCACCGCGCTCAACGACGGCGCCGACCCGTCGAACCCGAGCCAGGCGCAGATCTGGGGCACGTGGTCCGGCAGCCGCCCGGCGACGCAGTGGGTCCAGTACGACTGGTCCCGGCCTGTGCGGATCACCGGCACAGAGCTGAAGTTCTGGCGGGACTCCAACCGCGGCACCGGCGACGGCGTCGCCGAGCCCGACGGGTGGGCGCTGCAGTACTGGGACGTGGCCGCCTCCGCCTGGCGGGACGTGACCGGCGCCTCCACCTACGGCACCAGCACCACCGCGTTCAACACCGTCACCTTCGATCCCGTCACCACGCCCCGGGTGCGGGCCACGATCCGGGCCAACGGCAACGGCACCACCTACTCCGCGGTCGCGATCACGGAGTGGCGGGTCTTCGCCGACGATCCGGGCGTCGCGGCCCAGCTGTTGAAGGCGGCGCAGGACGCGGTCGCCGCCGCCGAGGCCAACCCGTCGGCGGAGACGATCACGGCCGCCGAGACGGCCATCGCGAAGGTCACCGACGCCGCGCAGGTGGCGGCGCTGAACCAGCGGCTGGCGGTGGTGAAACTCCTCGTGCAGGCCCGCGACCTGCTCGACCGGATCGCCGCGAACGAGCTGGACAACGCCGATCAGCTCGGTGCCGCCGTCAGCGACCTCGCCGCGACGACGGCGGTCGTGGCTCAGGTGCCGGCCGACCGGCGGGGTGATCTGCCGGAGCAGGTCGGCGCGGCGAAGCGTCGAATCGCCGACGCGCTCGCCCGGTTTTTCGCCAGGCCCACCGAGGGGAAGCCGCGACCGATCGAGCGGCCCTGGCTGGACCTGGTCGTCTCCGACACCTACGACCGGTTCGGCGAGCCCGACCTGCACGACCGGGTGATCTCGATCGTGCGCAGTCACGCCACCGGCTGGCAGGTCACCGTCGCCATCAACGAGTTCCTCGCCCGCCGCTAG
- a CDS encoding rod shape-determining protein: protein MSVLAAGAYARPGVGNRLALDLGTSTVRLWTPVTDAVISEPAVIARRPGGRHAAGRAALDARDTEGATLIWPVRDGVVRDLVACVQLLRILLSDIGHPYDTVCPVLVGVPATATMRQKNVLVAAVRRATGGRVSAVEEPLAAALACRPDPGRDDLVTVDIGFGRTEVARIVDRSVAAAERVDRGDPVDQVPAIARCVRRMGVRDAGARRRLLITGGGAVSPGVAARLAALTGRSVTVPANPLLATLTGLRLLLTATDASRPD, encoded by the coding sequence GTGAGCGTGCTGGCTGCCGGCGCGTACGCCCGCCCCGGCGTGGGGAACCGCCTCGCCCTGGATCTGGGCACCTCCACGGTCCGGCTCTGGACTCCGGTGACCGACGCGGTGATCAGCGAACCCGCCGTCATCGCCCGTCGCCCCGGCGGCCGGCACGCCGCAGGGCGGGCCGCGCTGGACGCGCGGGACACCGAGGGCGCGACGCTGATCTGGCCGGTACGCGACGGGGTGGTGCGTGACCTCGTCGCCTGCGTACAGCTGCTGCGGATCCTGCTGTCCGACATCGGGCACCCGTACGACACCGTCTGTCCCGTGCTCGTCGGTGTGCCCGCGACGGCGACCATGCGGCAGAAGAACGTACTGGTCGCCGCGGTCCGTCGGGCCACCGGCGGGCGGGTCAGCGCGGTGGAGGAGCCGCTGGCCGCCGCGTTGGCCTGCCGACCGGATCCGGGCCGCGATGACCTGGTCACCGTGGACATCGGGTTCGGCCGCACCGAGGTCGCCCGCATCGTCGACCGGAGCGTCGCCGCCGCCGAACGCGTCGACCGGGGAGATCCCGTCGACCAGGTCCCGGCGATCGCCCGTTGCGTACGGCGGATGGGTGTCCGCGACGCCGGTGCGCGCCGGCGACTCCTGATCACCGGCGGCGGTGCGGTGTCCCCGGGGGTCGCCGCGCGCCTGGCCGCGTTGACCGGCCGATCCGTCACGGTGCCCGCGAATCCGCTGCTGGCCACGCTCACCGGGCTGCGTCTGCTGCTCACGGCCACCGACGCCAGTCGCCCCGACTGA
- a CDS encoding carbohydrate-binding module family 20 domain-containing protein: MRTLRPSPRSRPTRLLLAVALVAAGATPVVAAAATPTPARAAVNLNDSEVTANLWEWNWTSVAAACTNHLGPAGYGAVQVAPPQESVSLPNSPDGVHPWYEVYQPVSYKLESRFGNRQQFAAMVTACHNAGVRVYVDAVVNHMAGTNNPAGTVGYAGTQFSGYSYPAVPYGYADFHHPGDNCPTSGAINDWNNESQVTSCELLSLADLYTEKEHVRTTIAGYLNDLVGLGVDGFRVDAVKHIRKDDFAAILGKLNNTVAESRRPYVAQEIFDGASNDALKARAFTGNGDVLDFAYAKGVRSAFQGSISSLANVASWNLDAPSANVFAMVTNHDLERDGVVLSYKNGTDYLLANYFVLAYPHGKPSVYDSFSWDNRNQSPPADGNGRVTDTVCGSAWNCLTQTTGIKGMVGWANAARPVRSVSDFTAVNGNVIGFHRGDRAWIGINDSGSATTATFTTGLADGRYCDVITGVATGTGCTGGAVTVSGGRATVTIPANNAVAVHVNARPGTDPSPTPSPTSSPTDKVATTFTVSATPAADQEVYVVGSIPELGSWAPASAVKLTAQGGNTYRAVVDLPRSTAVEYKFIKKTATGAVTWESGANRSFTTPAGGTYAVTETFRGDTVTPAQIATAFNATVTTYYGQNVFVVGNVAALGAWNPASAVALSSADYPVWRATVNLPPGTAVEYKYVKKNPDGSVTWESGGNRSFTTPSTGTYTNNDTWK; the protein is encoded by the coding sequence ATGCGCACCCTCAGACCATCACCGCGGAGCCGCCCCACTCGCCTGCTGCTCGCCGTCGCGCTCGTGGCGGCCGGCGCCACGCCGGTCGTCGCGGCCGCCGCCACTCCCACCCCCGCCCGCGCCGCCGTCAACCTGAACGACAGCGAGGTGACGGCCAACCTGTGGGAGTGGAACTGGACCTCCGTCGCCGCCGCCTGCACCAACCACCTCGGCCCCGCCGGCTACGGGGCGGTGCAGGTCGCGCCGCCGCAGGAATCGGTCAGCCTGCCCAACAGCCCGGACGGCGTGCACCCCTGGTACGAGGTGTACCAGCCCGTCTCCTACAAGCTGGAGAGCCGGTTCGGCAACCGGCAGCAGTTCGCCGCCATGGTCACCGCATGCCACAACGCCGGCGTCCGGGTCTACGTCGACGCGGTGGTCAACCACATGGCCGGGACGAACAACCCGGCCGGGACCGTCGGCTACGCCGGCACCCAGTTCTCCGGCTACAGCTACCCGGCAGTGCCCTACGGGTACGCGGACTTCCACCACCCGGGTGACAACTGTCCGACCTCCGGCGCGATCAACGACTGGAACAACGAGAGCCAGGTCACCAGCTGCGAGCTGCTGTCGTTGGCGGACCTGTACACCGAGAAGGAGCACGTCCGCACCACGATCGCCGGCTATCTCAACGACCTCGTCGGGCTGGGCGTCGACGGGTTCCGGGTCGACGCGGTCAAGCACATCAGGAAGGACGACTTCGCGGCCATCCTCGGCAAGCTCAACAACACGGTCGCGGAGAGCCGGCGGCCGTACGTCGCCCAAGAGATCTTCGACGGGGCCAGCAACGACGCGCTCAAGGCCCGTGCGTTCACCGGCAACGGCGACGTCCTCGACTTCGCCTACGCCAAGGGCGTCCGGTCGGCGTTCCAGGGCTCGATCTCCAGCCTCGCCAACGTCGCGAGCTGGAACCTCGACGCGCCCAGCGCCAACGTCTTCGCCATGGTCACCAACCATGACCTGGAGCGGGACGGGGTCGTGCTGTCGTACAAGAACGGCACCGACTACCTCCTGGCCAACTACTTCGTGCTGGCCTACCCGCACGGCAAGCCGTCGGTCTACGACAGTTTCTCCTGGGACAACCGGAACCAGTCCCCGCCGGCCGACGGCAACGGCCGCGTCACCGACACGGTTTGCGGCAGCGCCTGGAACTGCCTGACCCAGACCACCGGCATCAAGGGCATGGTCGGTTGGGCCAACGCCGCACGGCCCGTCCGGTCCGTCTCGGACTTCACCGCCGTCAACGGCAACGTCATCGGCTTCCATCGGGGCGATCGCGCCTGGATCGGCATCAACGACAGCGGCTCCGCCACCACCGCCACCTTCACCACCGGCCTCGCCGACGGCCGGTACTGCGACGTCATCACCGGCGTGGCCACCGGCACGGGCTGCACCGGCGGCGCGGTGACCGTCTCCGGCGGCCGGGCCACCGTGACCATCCCCGCCAACAACGCCGTCGCCGTCCACGTCAACGCCCGACCGGGCACCGACCCGTCGCCGACCCCGTCGCCGACGAGCAGCCCCACCGACAAGGTCGCCACCACCTTCACCGTCTCCGCGACCCCGGCCGCCGACCAGGAGGTGTACGTCGTCGGCAGCATCCCCGAGCTGGGCTCCTGGGCGCCGGCCAGCGCCGTCAAGCTGACCGCGCAGGGCGGCAACACCTACCGCGCCGTGGTCGACCTGCCCCGCTCCACGGCGGTGGAGTACAAGTTCATCAAGAAGACCGCCACCGGCGCCGTCACCTGGGAGTCCGGCGCCAACCGGAGCTTCACCACCCCGGCCGGCGGCACGTACGCGGTGACCGAGACGTTCCGCGGTGACACCGTCACCCCCGCGCAGATCGCCACCGCGTTCAACGCCACCGTCACCACCTACTACGGCCAGAACGTCTTCGTCGTCGGCAACGTCGCCGCGCTGGGCGCCTGGAACCCGGCCAGCGCCGTCGCGCTCTCGTCGGCCGACTACCCGGTGTGGCGGGCGACGGTGAACCTGCCCCCGGGTACCGCCGTCGAGTACAAGTACGTCAAGAAGAACCCCGACGGTTCGGTCACCTGGGAGTCCGGCGGCAACCGGAGCTTCACCACCCCGTCGACCGGCACGTACACCAACAACGACACCTGGAAGTGA
- a CDS encoding FAD-dependent oxidoreductase, which produces MSQLGARAVVLGGSMGGVLAARVLAESYAEVVVVERDKVLGVSTPRRGAPHTVHAHGLHARGHLILEELFPGITDELRAAGVPTGDLGEMRWFFNGRKIQPARTGLLSVTAPRPVLENHVRNRVAAIPNVTFMEECDVLGLVATDDREQIVGVRVQARTANAEAEVLETDLVVDATGRGSRTPAWLDELGYQRPEEERVKVGLAYTTRHYRTRPEMFDGVQSINPVASPAHPRGAFFGQVGTDLCILSLTGLLGDYPPTDPEAFLEFVRSLSVPDVYEAVRDAEALDDPVSFRFPASVRRRYERLLRFPDRYLVIGDAFCSFNPVYGQGMSVAAIQAMTLRSHLRTGRSPASSPFFADLSRVIDTPWDISAGGDLDFPGVEGRRTLKVRVGNAYMARLQYAATKDPEVTNGFMRVAGLMDPPEALMRPAMMRRVFRHAIRRPAPGPSWHDAATPGAAASWPG; this is translated from the coding sequence ATGAGTCAACTCGGAGCCCGCGCGGTCGTGCTCGGCGGCAGCATGGGCGGCGTCCTCGCCGCCCGGGTGCTGGCCGAATCGTACGCGGAGGTCGTCGTCGTCGAGCGGGACAAGGTGCTGGGTGTCAGCACGCCGCGCCGGGGCGCGCCGCACACGGTCCACGCCCACGGCCTGCACGCCCGCGGACACCTCATCCTCGAGGAGCTCTTCCCCGGCATCACCGACGAGCTGCGTGCCGCCGGGGTGCCCACCGGCGACCTGGGCGAGATGCGGTGGTTCTTCAACGGTCGGAAGATCCAACCGGCCCGCACCGGTCTCCTCTCGGTGACCGCTCCCCGTCCCGTGCTGGAGAACCACGTCCGCAACCGGGTGGCCGCCATCCCGAACGTCACCTTCATGGAGGAGTGCGACGTGCTCGGCCTGGTCGCCACCGACGACCGCGAACAGATCGTGGGCGTACGGGTGCAGGCGCGGACCGCGAACGCCGAGGCCGAGGTGCTGGAGACCGATCTCGTCGTGGACGCGACCGGTCGGGGGTCGCGCACCCCGGCCTGGCTCGACGAGCTGGGGTATCAGCGGCCGGAGGAGGAACGGGTCAAGGTGGGGCTCGCCTACACCACGCGGCACTACCGCACCCGCCCGGAGATGTTCGACGGCGTGCAGTCGATCAACCCGGTGGCCTCGCCGGCGCACCCGCGCGGCGCGTTCTTCGGCCAGGTCGGAACCGACCTCTGCATCCTCTCGCTGACCGGCCTGCTCGGCGACTACCCGCCGACGGACCCGGAGGCGTTCCTCGAATTCGTCCGTTCGCTGTCCGTGCCGGACGTGTACGAGGCGGTGCGGGACGCCGAGGCGCTCGACGATCCGGTCTCCTTCCGCTTTCCCGCCAGCGTTCGTCGGCGCTACGAGCGGCTCCTGCGGTTTCCCGACCGATACCTGGTCATCGGTGACGCCTTCTGCAGCTTCAACCCGGTCTACGGGCAGGGGATGAGCGTGGCCGCGATCCAGGCGATGACGCTGCGTTCGCACCTGCGTACGGGTCGGTCGCCGGCCTCGTCCCCGTTCTTCGCCGACCTGTCCCGGGTCATCGACACCCCGTGGGACATCTCGGCCGGTGGCGACCTCGACTTCCCGGGCGTCGAGGGGCGACGCACCCTCAAGGTGCGCGTCGGCAACGCCTACATGGCACGCCTGCAGTACGCCGCGACCAAGGATCCCGAGGTGACGAACGGGTTCATGCGGGTGGCCGGTCTGATGGACCCGCCCGAGGCGCTCATGCGGCCCGCGATGATGCGCCGGGTGTTCCGCCACGCGATCCGGCGACCCGCGCCGGGACCGTCCTGGCACGACGCGGCGACGCCGGGTGCCGCCGCCTCGTGGCCGGGCTGA
- a CDS encoding copper resistance CopC family protein, translating into MSTTTRIYAGSALAVAALVALFALAARVDPAPSADSPAEVVSIAPADGAVLADPPDAVEIRVSGRPDVRRSHISVYDGDSVRLDTGEVSAAGDDGLRQTIRLDRPADLTVAYHVVTTDGRDVSGIVRFTVGAAGGAAPPAAPTAEAHAHGVDPFGATLLVVDGLALLVVVVLLVRRPVDADPS; encoded by the coding sequence ATGTCGACCACGACCCGGATCTACGCCGGATCCGCCCTCGCCGTGGCGGCTCTCGTCGCCCTGTTCGCCCTCGCCGCCCGCGTCGACCCCGCACCGTCGGCCGACTCTCCGGCCGAGGTCGTCTCGATCGCCCCGGCCGACGGCGCGGTCCTGGCCGACCCGCCCGACGCGGTGGAGATACGCGTCTCGGGCCGGCCGGACGTCCGCCGGTCCCACATCTCGGTGTACGACGGTGACTCCGTTCGGCTCGACACCGGGGAGGTGAGCGCGGCGGGCGACGACGGCCTGCGTCAGACGATTCGCCTCGACCGCCCCGCCGACCTCACCGTCGCCTACCACGTCGTGACCACGGACGGACGCGACGTCTCCGGCATCGTCCGGTTCACCGTCGGCGCCGCGGGCGGGGCCGCCCCGCCCGCGGCGCCGACGGCCGAGGCGCACGCGCACGGCGTCGATCCCTTCGGCGCCACCCTGCTGGTCGTCGACGGCCTCGCGCTGCTGGTCGTCGTCGTGCTGCTCGTCCGCCGCCCGGTCGACGCCGACCCCTCCTGA
- a CDS encoding YaaA family protein, whose amino-acid sequence MIILIHTSKVMRSAPAGGRALTEPALRGRAEELATYLKTLPVERLATVMEISPALAARTHALLADWGVEPDRQSPAMDSFAGDIYSGLRACDLSDADRAYADERLRILSGLYGILRPHDAVQPYRLEMGYRLPDPPYTSLYAFWGASIAETLPPTGVIVNLAAVEYHKTVSAFLDRDRFVSPRFLTVHPETGEPRFVVVHAKIARGAFARWLLTARVDDPEAITDFAEIGYRYDPALSKPRQPAFVCKEFEGKGLSVRLHEPA is encoded by the coding sequence ATGATCATTCTCATCCACACCTCGAAGGTGATGCGCTCGGCTCCGGCCGGTGGCCGCGCGTTGACCGAGCCGGCGCTGCGCGGCCGGGCCGAGGAGTTGGCGACGTACCTCAAGACCCTCCCGGTCGAGCGGTTGGCGACCGTCATGGAGATCTCGCCGGCGTTGGCCGCCCGGACCCATGCGCTCCTCGCCGACTGGGGCGTCGAGCCGGACCGACAGTCGCCGGCGATGGACAGCTTCGCCGGTGACATCTACAGCGGCCTGCGCGCGTGTGACCTCTCCGACGCCGACCGGGCGTACGCCGACGAGCGCCTGCGGATCCTCTCCGGGCTGTACGGAATCCTGCGTCCGCACGACGCGGTCCAGCCGTACCGGCTGGAGATGGGCTACCGGCTGCCCGACCCGCCCTACACCAGCCTGTACGCCTTCTGGGGCGCCAGCATCGCGGAGACCCTCCCGCCCACCGGAGTCATCGTCAACCTCGCCGCGGTGGAATACCACAAGACCGTCTCGGCGTTCCTGGACCGGGACCGGTTCGTCAGCCCCCGGTTCCTGACCGTGCATCCCGAGACGGGTGAGCCGCGGTTCGTGGTGGTGCATGCCAAGATCGCGCGGGGCGCGTTCGCGCGATGGCTGTTGACGGCCCGCGTCGACGATCCCGAGGCCATCACCGACTTCGCCGAGATCGGCTACCGGTACGATCCCGCGCTGAGCAAACCGCGCCAACCGGCGTTCGTGTGCAAGGAGTTCGAGGGCAAGGGGCTCAGCGTCCGCCTGCACGAACCCGCGTGA
- a CDS encoding DUF1801 domain-containing protein gives MREANVGKVDNTVNKTDEVDAFMDKLDHPFKAEVELLRESIKAANPKITEQIKWKAPSFSYQGEYLATFNLWSKERVHLVFHNPLVVDIDSELLEGNYTDGRRMAYFADMKDAKAKKTELKRIIKQLVKAIGK, from the coding sequence ATGCGGGAGGCGAACGTGGGCAAGGTCGACAACACCGTCAACAAGACCGACGAGGTCGACGCGTTCATGGACAAGCTCGACCACCCCTTCAAGGCGGAGGTCGAGCTGCTCCGCGAGAGCATCAAGGCGGCCAACCCCAAGATCACCGAGCAGATCAAGTGGAAGGCGCCGTCGTTCTCCTACCAGGGCGAGTACCTGGCGACGTTCAACCTGTGGTCGAAGGAGCGCGTCCATCTCGTGTTCCACAACCCGCTGGTGGTGGACATCGACAGCGAACTGCTCGAAGGCAACTACACCGACGGCCGTCGCATGGCCTACTTCGCCGACATGAAGGACGCGAAGGCCAAGAAGACCGAGCTCAAGCGGATCATCAAGCAGCTCGTCAAGGCGATCGGCAAGTAA